TGGGGAACTTCATCTTTTACTCTACGAATAGCTTTCTCTCTTATAATTTCAGCCATTCTAAATTCTGGTTCCTGATCAGTATAATACTCCGCAGGGTACATTAGTGGACCCTCCGGGCAGTTCTCAATCAGAGCATCTTTTAACTCTGTTATTCCCTGTTCTTTAAGAGCAGAGATTTCTAATATAGCTTTAGGTTTTATATTTACAGCTAGTAGTCCTCTCATCTCTTCGAGGGCTTTGTTTTTAATATCCATCTTATTTAAAACTAGTATAAGAGGTTTATTACTGCTGTTTACAATGTTTATTATCTCTTGTTCTTCCTTTCCTAGTACCTTTGTAGAGTCAACAACATACATTACAACGTCTGCTTCACTTATAGATGAGTGTACAGCCTCCATCATGTAGTTGTTAAATTTCTTATCGGAAATGTGATACCCAGGGGTGTCTAAAAAGACTATTTGTCCTTTATCAGTATCAGTATAAATACCCCTAATCTTGTTTCTTGTTGTCTGTGGGCTCTGGGCGGTTATAGATATTTTATAACCACAAATTGTATTTAGTAGTGTGGACTTCCCTGCTGAGGGTCTTCCTATTATTGCAATAAATCCTGATTTCATACCTAAATAATAGACTATTTTTATTAAAATAAATACCGCTTTAATAAAAAATAAAATTTGAATATGATAGTACTATATAATATTATTGTAATAACCTTATAGAAGGATGTTCTCATGTACAGAAGATTAGAAGAAGAAGGCGACAAAAAGCCAAAAGTAGCACCACCCCAGGATGAATTAGCACAAAAGATGTTAAAAACAAGAACTATTTTGTTATCTGGTGAAATTAATAAAGAGTTAGGTGAAAAAATTATTAAGCAACTACTATTGTTAGAAGCTGATAGTGATGAACCTATTAAGGTCTTTATAGACTCTCCTGGTGGAGATGCAGATGCAGGATATGCAATTTATGATATGATTAGGTTTATTAAGCCAGATGTTTATACTATAGGTATGGGTCTTGTAGCTAGTGCTGGTGCATTGGTTTTATTAGCAGCACCTAAAGAGAGACGTATTGGTCTACCTAACTCCCACTATTTAATCCATCAACCGCTAAGTGGAATGAAGGGTGTAGCATCTGATTTACAGATCCATGCAGAAGAGATCGAAAAATTAAGACATAAAATTAATGTATTAATATCCAATGAAACAGGTCAAACTGTTGAGAAAGTTAGTGGAGACACTGATAGAGACTTTTGGATGAGTGCAACAGAGGCTAAAGATTATGGTTTAATCTCTAGAATTGTAACTAAGAGAGAGGAAATCGATAACTAATGATTGATAGAATCCATGGGGCATTAAATAGTACCTTTGATAAATTAGATGATGTTGATAATAGAT
Above is a genomic segment from Thiospirochaeta perfilievii containing:
- the era gene encoding GTPase Era, coding for MKSGFIAIIGRPSAGKSTLLNTICGYKISITAQSPQTTRNKIRGIYTDTDKGQIVFLDTPGYHISDKKFNNYMMEAVHSSISEADVVMYVVDSTKVLGKEEQEIINIVNSSNKPLILVLNKMDIKNKALEEMRGLLAVNIKPKAILEISALKEQGITELKDALIENCPEGPLMYPAEYYTDQEPEFRMAEIIREKAIRRVKDEVPHSIYVEMADTEYNEAENTMWVRAFLTVEQESQKGFVIGHKGETIKKIRIGAQRELNKIFPYKIKLDLRVKVNKRWRRKDYLLKGILK
- a CDS encoding ATP-dependent Clp protease proteolytic subunit; translation: MYRRLEEEGDKKPKVAPPQDELAQKMLKTRTILLSGEINKELGEKIIKQLLLLEADSDEPIKVFIDSPGGDADAGYAIYDMIRFIKPDVYTIGMGLVASAGALVLLAAPKERRIGLPNSHYLIHQPLSGMKGVASDLQIHAEEIEKLRHKINVLISNETGQTVEKVSGDTDRDFWMSATEAKDYGLISRIVTKREEIDN